In a genomic window of Thunnus thynnus chromosome 16, fThuThy2.1, whole genome shotgun sequence:
- the LOC137199792 gene encoding regulator of G-protein signaling 6-like isoform X2, protein MAEGSRDQGGVGTTDPEEDSPNMIVYRKIEDIVTRIQDEKAGGVTIRTVKSFLSKIPSVVSGADIVQWLMKNLSIEDPAEAIHLGSLVAAHGYIFPISDHVLTLKDDGTLYRFQSPYFWPSNCWEPENTDYAIYLCKRTMQNKARLELADYEAENLARLQRAFARKWEFIFMQAEAQVKIDRKKDKAERKILDSQERAFWDVHRPVPGCVNTTEMDIRKCRRERNPHRVKKSVYGVPDDGQSQPSPIHISSQPARKPTKEDVQKEITFLNIQLDRHCMRVSKVADSLMSYTEQFMEYDPFVSTTEPSNPWISDDTSFWDLEASRDPGQQRVKKWGFSLEEALKDPAGRDQFLKFLESEFSSENLRFWLAVQDLKRRPLQEVSSRAQEIWQEFLAEGAPSSINLDSHSYERTSQNLKDPGRYSFEDAQEHIFKLMKSDSYARFLRSNIYQDLLLARKKGKSLTGKRLTGLMQSS, encoded by the exons ATTGAAGACATTGTCACACGAATACAAGATGAGAAAGCAGGTGGTGTTACCATCCGGACTGTCAAAAGCTTCCTCTCCAAGATCCCAAGTGTGGTATCAG GGGCGGACATTGTTCAGTGGCTGATGAAAAACCTCTCTATTGAGGATCCAG CTGAAGCCATCCACCTTGGAAGTCTGGTCGCTGCCCATGGCTACATCTTTCCCATCTCTGACCATGTCCTGACACTCAAAGATGATGGAACCCTTTATCGCTTTCAG TCTCCATACTTCTGGCCATCAAACTGTTGGGAGCCTGAGAACACAGACTATG CCATTTACCTGTGCAAGCGCACCATGCAGAATAAGGCCAGGCTTGAGCTTGCTGACTATGAGGCT GAGAACCTTGCCCGGCTGCAGAGGGCTTTCGCCAGGAAGTGGGAATTCATCTTCATGCAAGCTGAGGCTCAAGTCAA GATTGACAGAAAGAAGGacaaggcagagaggaagatcCTGGATAGCCAAGAGAGGGCATTCTGGGACGTCCATCGGCCAGTG CCAGGCTGTGTCAACACCACAGAGATGGACATCCGCAAATGCCGGAGAGAGAGGAACCCACACAGGGTAAAAAAG TCAGTGTATGGGGTACCAGATGACGGCCAGAGCCAGCCCAGTCCAATCCATATCAGCTCCCAGCCGGCCAGGAAGCCCACCAAAGAGGACGTTCAGAAGGAG ATAACTTTCTTGAACATACAGCTGGACAGACACTGTATGAGGGTTTCTAAAGTGGCTGACAGTCTGATGAGCTACACAGAGCAGTTCATGGAATACGACCCCTTTGTGTCAACCACAGAGCCCTCCAATCCTTGGATCAGTGATGATACTTCCTTCTGGGACTTGGAGGCAAG CCGTGACCCTGGCCAGCAGCGTGTGAAGAAATGGGGCTTCTCCCTGGAGGAAGCGCTGAAAGACCCGGCAGGACGAGATCAGTTCCTGAAGTTCCTGGAGTCAGAGTTCAGCTCAGAGAACCTGCG GTTCTGGTTGGCAGTGCAGGATCTGAAGCGACGACCACTCCAGGAAGTGTCCTCCAGGGCGCAGGAGATCTGGCAGGAGTTTCTTGCCGAAGGAGCACCAAGCTCCATCAACCTGGACTCTCACAGCTACGAGCGCACCAGCCAGAACCTCAAAGACCCCGGACGCTACAGCTTTGAGGACGCTCAG GAGCATATATTCAAgctaatgaaaagtgacagctATGCACGCTTTTTGCGATCCAACATCTACCAAGACCTCCTGTTAGCCAGAAAGAAG GGCAAGTCATTGACGGGCAAGCGTCTAACAGGCCTGATGCAGTCATCCTGA
- the LOC137199792 gene encoding regulator of G-protein signaling 6-like isoform X1, with translation MAEGSRDQGGVGTTDPEEDSPNMIVYRKIEDIVTRIQDEKAGGVTIRTVKSFLSKIPSVVSGADIVQWLMKNLSIEDPAEAIHLGSLVAAHGYIFPISDHVLTLKDDGTLYRFQSPYFWPSNCWEPENTDYAIYLCKRTMQNKARLELADYEAENLARLQRAFARKWEFIFMQAEAQVKIDRKKDKAERKILDSQERAFWDVHRPVPGCVNTTEMDIRKCRRERNPHRVKKSVYGVPDDGQSQPSPIHISSQPARKPTKEDVQKEITFLNIQLDRHCMRVSKVADSLMSYTEQFMEYDPFVSTTEPSNPWISDDTSFWDLEASRDPGQQRVKKWGFSLEEALKDPAGRDQFLKFLESEFSSENLRFWLAVQDLKRRPLQEVSSRAQEIWQEFLAEGAPSSINLDSHSYERTSQNLKDPGRYSFEDAQEHIFKLMKSDSYARFLRSNIYQDLLLARKKQPADTEQGRRTSLEKFTRSVGKSLTGKRLTGLMQSS, from the exons ATTGAAGACATTGTCACACGAATACAAGATGAGAAAGCAGGTGGTGTTACCATCCGGACTGTCAAAAGCTTCCTCTCCAAGATCCCAAGTGTGGTATCAG GGGCGGACATTGTTCAGTGGCTGATGAAAAACCTCTCTATTGAGGATCCAG CTGAAGCCATCCACCTTGGAAGTCTGGTCGCTGCCCATGGCTACATCTTTCCCATCTCTGACCATGTCCTGACACTCAAAGATGATGGAACCCTTTATCGCTTTCAG TCTCCATACTTCTGGCCATCAAACTGTTGGGAGCCTGAGAACACAGACTATG CCATTTACCTGTGCAAGCGCACCATGCAGAATAAGGCCAGGCTTGAGCTTGCTGACTATGAGGCT GAGAACCTTGCCCGGCTGCAGAGGGCTTTCGCCAGGAAGTGGGAATTCATCTTCATGCAAGCTGAGGCTCAAGTCAA GATTGACAGAAAGAAGGacaaggcagagaggaagatcCTGGATAGCCAAGAGAGGGCATTCTGGGACGTCCATCGGCCAGTG CCAGGCTGTGTCAACACCACAGAGATGGACATCCGCAAATGCCGGAGAGAGAGGAACCCACACAGGGTAAAAAAG TCAGTGTATGGGGTACCAGATGACGGCCAGAGCCAGCCCAGTCCAATCCATATCAGCTCCCAGCCGGCCAGGAAGCCCACCAAAGAGGACGTTCAGAAGGAG ATAACTTTCTTGAACATACAGCTGGACAGACACTGTATGAGGGTTTCTAAAGTGGCTGACAGTCTGATGAGCTACACAGAGCAGTTCATGGAATACGACCCCTTTGTGTCAACCACAGAGCCCTCCAATCCTTGGATCAGTGATGATACTTCCTTCTGGGACTTGGAGGCAAG CCGTGACCCTGGCCAGCAGCGTGTGAAGAAATGGGGCTTCTCCCTGGAGGAAGCGCTGAAAGACCCGGCAGGACGAGATCAGTTCCTGAAGTTCCTGGAGTCAGAGTTCAGCTCAGAGAACCTGCG GTTCTGGTTGGCAGTGCAGGATCTGAAGCGACGACCACTCCAGGAAGTGTCCTCCAGGGCGCAGGAGATCTGGCAGGAGTTTCTTGCCGAAGGAGCACCAAGCTCCATCAACCTGGACTCTCACAGCTACGAGCGCACCAGCCAGAACCTCAAAGACCCCGGACGCTACAGCTTTGAGGACGCTCAG GAGCATATATTCAAgctaatgaaaagtgacagctATGCACGCTTTTTGCGATCCAACATCTACCAAGACCTCCTGTTAGCCAGAAAGAAG CAGCCAGCAGACACTGAACAGGGCCGCCGCACCTCCTTGGAGAAGTTCACCCGCAGTGTG GGCAAGTCATTGACGGGCAAGCGTCTAACAGGCCTGATGCAGTCATCCTGA